From Persicobacter psychrovividus, one genomic window encodes:
- a CDS encoding DoxX family protein: protein MFKIYTEVCSVDLALLLLRIVSAGLLLRLSIHKIANFKKVKENFPTFWGLSTISSLRLTLICQCIFAPMLALGLLFPIAASGLTAMFLIVVFDIHKGWKFEDHEFALHYLIMYAILLISGPGKWALDTLLFH from the coding sequence ATGTTTAAAATTTATACTGAGGTTTGCTCAGTGGATCTGGCCCTCTTATTACTCCGTATTGTTAGTGCGGGTTTATTGTTAAGATTGTCAATACATAAAATCGCTAATTTCAAGAAGGTAAAGGAAAATTTTCCGACTTTCTGGGGATTAAGCACGATTTCCAGCTTGCGATTAACATTAATTTGCCAATGTATTTTCGCACCGATGTTAGCATTAGGTTTATTATTCCCTATTGCTGCAAGTGGATTAACAGCAATGTTTTTAATTGTTGTTTTCGATATTCACAAAGGTTGGAAATTTGAAGATCATGAGTTTGCCTTACATTATTTGATTATGTATGCTATTTTACTGATCAGTGGTCCTGGAAAATGGGCGTTAGACACTTTGCTATTTCATTGA
- the tnpA gene encoding IS66 family insertion sequence element accessory protein TnpA has translation MKRGEKQKIALVEKWECSSLSIRKFCESEDISQASFYKWKRLKKEKASSSSQFHSLEVDWSSEQKEKVTQGEIEIHFPNGVKIFMPADSSMERLTDIIHSC, from the coding sequence ATGAAAAGAGGTGAAAAACAAAAGATAGCTTTAGTCGAAAAGTGGGAATGTTCCTCCTTGAGTATTCGGAAATTTTGTGAATCCGAAGACATCAGTCAGGCGAGTTTTTATAAATGGAAGCGTTTAAAAAAGGAAAAGGCCTCAAGCTCTTCTCAATTTCACTCACTTGAGGTGGATTGGTCTTCAGAGCAGAAGGAAAAAGTAACGCAGGGTGAAATTGAAATTCATTTTCCCAATGGCGTCAAAATTTTCATGCCAGCAGACTCATCAATGGAACGTTTAACTGATATCATTCACTCATGTTAG
- the tnpB gene encoding IS66 family insertion sequence element accessory protein TnpB (TnpB, as the term is used for proteins encoded by IS66 family insertion elements, is considered an accessory protein, since TnpC, encoded by a neighboring gene, is a DDE family transposase.), whose protein sequence is MLAVGPKDSLFLFSEPTDMRKSFDGLCGLIRNCTDKNPMDRNIYIFVNKSRNMIKLLRFEGDGFAIYFKRLEKGRI, encoded by the coding sequence ATGTTAGCTGTTGGACCAAAGGATTCATTATTTCTATTCAGTGAGCCAACGGATATGCGGAAGAGTTTCGATGGGCTTTGCGGTTTGATAAGGAATTGTACGGATAAAAACCCAATGGATCGGAATATTTATATTTTTGTCAATAAGTCACGAAATATGATCAAATTACTTCGTTTTGAAGGCGATGGCTTTGCGATCTATTTCAAACGATTGGAAAAAGGGCGTATTTAA
- the tnpC gene encoding IS66 family transposase yields the protein MADYPSRIPIPKGNVSASLLSYLLVSKFVDHLPIYRLIQMFKRDQIVISDSTINNWIKKSAELLEELYQLLTQKVQQSNYVQADETSIKLSKKGGAVKAYMWAYHAPCEKIACFQFNRGRGAVHAKNFFDDFTGKYIQVDGYAGYDYLGNHKEVTLVACLAHIRRKFFEAQKNDKKRALYALNEIGKIYEIERALKEKEASVRQQKRKEQILPILMDLKEWIKENAIYTTPKQDLGKAFQYFLNMFDRMVNYAEDGLLLPDNNLIENQIRPIAIGRKNYMFVGSESGGQWAAMFYSFFATCKLNGVNPMQWLTHVLENIHTTPKDKLEALLPQNFEG from the coding sequence ATGGCTGATTATCCCTCACGAATTCCCATTCCGAAGGGCAATGTATCCGCTTCGTTGCTTTCTTATTTATTGGTCAGCAAATTTGTGGATCACCTACCGATTTATCGTCTGATCCAGATGTTCAAGCGGGATCAGATCGTCATATCAGATTCGACCATCAACAATTGGATCAAAAAGTCAGCTGAATTGCTTGAAGAATTGTATCAACTTCTGACTCAAAAGGTACAGCAATCCAATTATGTGCAGGCTGATGAAACCTCGATCAAACTCAGCAAAAAAGGTGGTGCCGTGAAAGCCTATATGTGGGCGTATCATGCACCATGTGAAAAAATTGCTTGCTTTCAGTTCAACCGTGGACGAGGTGCTGTGCATGCGAAGAATTTTTTTGATGACTTCACCGGAAAATATATTCAGGTTGATGGTTACGCAGGTTATGATTACTTGGGAAATCACAAAGAAGTAACATTGGTTGCCTGCCTGGCTCATATTCGTCGAAAATTCTTCGAGGCACAAAAGAATGACAAAAAAAGAGCCTTATATGCGCTCAACGAAATAGGAAAAATTTACGAGATCGAGCGTGCGCTCAAAGAAAAAGAGGCTTCCGTCCGGCAGCAAAAACGAAAAGAGCAGATCCTTCCAATTCTGATGGATTTAAAGGAATGGATCAAAGAAAATGCAATATATACCACCCCAAAACAGGATTTAGGCAAAGCTTTTCAATATTTCCTCAACATGTTTGATCGAATGGTCAACTATGCTGAAGATGGGCTGTTGTTGCCTGACAATAACTTAATAGAAAATCAAATCCGACCAATCGCCATTGGACGCAAAAACTATATGTTCGTAGGTTCAGAAAGTGGTGGACAATGGGCCGCGATGTTCTATTCCTTCTTTGCCACATGTAAACTCAATGGTGTGAACCCAATGCAATGGCTTACTCATGTTCTTGAAAATATCCACACAACTCCTAAGGATAAGTTGGAGGCGTTGTTACCTCAGAATTTTGAGGGGTGA
- a CDS encoding IS3 family transposase yields MEVKSVTERQVMVDEEHADLSIRRQCELLQISRSGWYYKPKGESELNLELMRVIDKEYLEHPFRGVPSMTSFLINDCGYPINKKRIERLYKVMGLRSLLPGPHTSKPSPENKIYPYLLRNLEITHSNQVWETDISYVPIAKGFMYLMAVIDVHSRYIVGWSLSNTMSAEWCRNTIQECINNHGAPEIVNTDQGSQFTSDLFTGYLLGQGVTISMDGKGRATDNIYIERFWRTVKYEDIYLNEYRDGLKLQIGLIEYMNFYNNERRHSSIDEKRPCDLYQSKPHSTTSEAKVSASLESVKGG; encoded by the coding sequence ATCGAAGTAAAGAGCGTTACCGAAAGACAGGTGATGGTCGATGAGGAACATGCTGATTTAAGCATTAGACGTCAATGTGAGCTTCTCCAAATTTCTCGTTCGGGCTGGTATTACAAGCCAAAAGGGGAAAGTGAATTGAATCTTGAATTGATGCGTGTAATTGACAAAGAATACCTTGAGCATCCTTTTCGAGGGGTACCTTCTATGACTTCGTTTTTGATTAATGATTGCGGTTATCCGATCAATAAGAAGCGAATTGAACGTCTGTACAAAGTCATGGGGCTTCGTTCTCTTCTTCCTGGTCCGCACACTTCAAAACCTTCACCTGAAAATAAAATATACCCCTATTTACTTAGAAACCTTGAAATAACCCATTCAAATCAAGTTTGGGAGACGGATATCAGCTATGTTCCTATTGCAAAAGGGTTCATGTATCTGATGGCTGTGATTGATGTCCACTCTCGATATATTGTAGGCTGGTCACTCTCAAACACCATGTCAGCAGAGTGGTGCCGCAATACAATTCAAGAATGTATTAACAACCATGGCGCTCCTGAAATTGTCAATACAGACCAAGGGAGTCAATTTACGAGTGATCTCTTTACGGGCTATCTCTTAGGCCAAGGAGTAACTATTAGCATGGATGGAAAAGGTCGAGCAACCGACAATATTTACATTGAACGATTTTGGCGAACGGTCAAATATGAAGATATTTATTTGAATGAGTATCGCGATGGATTAAAGCTGCAGATAGGACTTATCGAATATATGAACTTTTACAATAACGAAAGAAGGCATAGCTCAATCGATGAGAAAAGGCCCTGCGATCTTTACCAATCCAAGCCGCACTCAACAACATCAGAAGCAAAAGTAAGCGCTTCCTTAGAATCAGTCAAGGGCGGGTAA
- a CDS encoding transposase, with translation MKSRRKFSPKFKAKVALEAIKEQQSTAELCQKYEISPAQIGQWKQLFLENASSVFEKGSKAIKQESDHEGALNKLYSKIGQLQVENDFLKKASSK, from the coding sequence ATGAAAAGCAGAAGAAAATTTAGCCCCAAGTTTAAAGCCAAGGTAGCACTTGAAGCGATCAAAGAACAACAAAGCACAGCGGAACTTTGTCAGAAATATGAAATCAGTCCTGCACAGATTGGCCAATGGAAACAACTTTTTTTGGAGAATGCATCGAGTGTTTTTGAAAAAGGGAGTAAGGCTATCAAGCAGGAATCTGATCATGAAGGAGCGTTAAATAAATTATACTCTAAAATAGGACAACTTCAAGTTGAGAATGATTTTTTAAAAAAGGCCTCATCGAAGTAA
- a CDS encoding RHS repeat-associated core domain-containing protein, with protein sequence MESFFVIYNKGITKVEYNFLNLPQKLIVNGEEITYLYDAAGNKLQFSNLGGSTDYVAGIHYEDGALAFVQHREGKYDLKDSKYFYNLTDHLGNVRQVLNKDGVVQQSIDYYPFGLVAHQNGGTVGNNKYLYNNKELQDNTGWYDYGARMYDAQIGRWHVVDPFVGLSFSQTPYHYVYNNPINYTDPNGMWTVEKMVV encoded by the coding sequence GTGGAAAGTTTCTTCGTGATCTATAATAAGGGAATTACTAAAGTAGAATACAACTTCCTCAATTTACCTCAAAAGCTTATCGTTAATGGTGAGGAAATTACCTATCTTTATGATGCTGCGGGGAATAAGTTACAATTTAGTAATCTCGGTGGCAGTACGGATTATGTCGCTGGAATCCATTATGAAGATGGTGCCTTAGCATTTGTTCAACATAGAGAAGGGAAGTATGACTTAAAAGATAGTAAATATTTTTACAACCTAACCGATCATTTAGGGAACGTACGACAAGTCTTGAATAAAGATGGGGTGGTACAGCAATCGATAGATTATTATCCATTTGGATTGGTGGCTCATCAAAATGGTGGTACGGTTGGTAACAATAAGTACTTGTATAACAACAAGGAACTACAGGATAATACAGGCTGGTATGACTATGGTGCGAGGATGTATGATGCGCAGATTGGTAGATGGCATGTGGTGGATCCGTTTGTTGGGCTTTCGTTTAGTCAAACACCATATCATTATGTTTATAACAATCCGATAAACTATACTGACCCAAATGGGATGTGGACTGTGGAAAAGATGGTAGTATAA
- a CDS encoding glycosyltransferase family 4 protein, with protein MKIAIASWVNVSSLNDYFDHPVPKELAHLGAPATAVTNIIKGLHELGHEIIVYTLDFRTEKRHIFKGERITFIVEKERHRARYKLWDGWKFETDQIAKLTHEFPADIYHAHWSYEYALGLIKAKVPHLITFRDDSWEILKYFKDVYRLGKFNLDRRVRAKGENFSVNSMYLQQQLSGFRKQLPIVPNPVNPHCIQPKARPFPQHKTIKIISILTGFQKRKNPKKALEAFSHLKKIMVEDLEFHIYGSGFDQGQAGYEWALAHQLTDKVTFHGYTPYDQLIAELPNYDLLFHPALEESFGNTLLEGMAFGIPVVAGQDAGAVPWVLAHGKAGQLVDVHDAKKMAEGIKSVLLNKEVYERLTHAGLARIHNTFATATIAQKYVDLYDKILKDIPLEV; from the coding sequence ATGAAAATCGCAATTGCTTCCTGGGTAAATGTATCCTCTTTAAATGACTACTTTGACCACCCAGTGCCCAAGGAACTGGCGCATTTAGGCGCTCCCGCAACTGCAGTCACCAATATCATTAAAGGTTTGCATGAATTAGGGCATGAGATAATAGTATATACACTGGATTTCAGGACCGAAAAACGGCACATTTTCAAAGGAGAACGAATTACCTTTATTGTAGAAAAAGAGCGCCACAGGGCTCGTTACAAATTATGGGATGGTTGGAAATTTGAAACCGATCAAATTGCAAAACTTACCCATGAGTTTCCTGCCGACATCTATCATGCCCATTGGAGTTACGAATATGCTTTAGGCCTGATCAAGGCGAAGGTCCCACACCTGATTACATTTCGTGACGACTCATGGGAAATCCTGAAATATTTTAAAGATGTATATCGACTCGGGAAATTTAACCTCGATCGGCGCGTACGGGCAAAAGGAGAAAATTTCTCCGTAAACTCCATGTATTTACAGCAACAACTTTCAGGCTTTCGAAAACAGTTGCCTATCGTACCCAACCCCGTAAACCCTCATTGTATTCAGCCAAAGGCACGCCCTTTTCCACAACATAAAACCATTAAAATCATTAGTATCCTGACGGGTTTCCAAAAAAGGAAAAATCCCAAAAAGGCTTTGGAGGCTTTCTCCCATTTGAAAAAAATAATGGTAGAGGATCTTGAATTCCATATTTATGGTTCAGGCTTTGACCAAGGTCAGGCTGGATACGAATGGGCCCTTGCGCATCAGCTAACCGACAAGGTAACCTTTCACGGATATACCCCTTACGATCAACTGATTGCAGAACTCCCTAATTATGACTTGCTTTTCCACCCTGCCCTTGAGGAGTCTTTTGGAAATACCTTATTGGAAGGCATGGCTTTTGGCATTCCAGTGGTTGCAGGGCAGGATGCTGGTGCGGTGCCGTGGGTTTTGGCACATGGGAAAGCTGGACAATTGGTAGATGTTCACGATGCAAAAAAAATGGCGGAGGGAATAAAATCCGTACTGTTGAACAAAGAGGTTTACGAACGACTTACCCACGCTGGCTTGGCGCGTATCCACAACACCTTTGCCACCGCTACCATAGCACAAAAATATGTGGATCTTTATGACAAAATACTGAAAGACATTCCGCTTGAAGTATAA
- a CDS encoding lipopolysaccharide biosynthesis protein, with translation MSSSLGRKTINGLKWSYLATIISALIQVVYTMVINRLLSPVDFGLVAMANVVLRFGSYFAQMGLGTAIVQKKDLSATDIRATFTLALLFSVVIYSLIYFLAPYLIHLFDEPNPSLVPIIQLLGVTFIINGVTAISQNLLRKHMKFKTLSVTEVSTYFIGYVLVGITLALMGYGVWSVVYAAIVQSGLNLIALYAQVKHSLKPIFGFRYFRPILSYGSQVSLISFMEFLKTNLDTLLIGKTLGFYNLGLYNRALIAIRLPLVQINTSLSRVIFPAFSTIQSDLKKLSGLYLQSTMLLASLILSLTGFCFGAATEIILILLGEKYLSVVPVFRVLTLGIGFNYIAALGGIVCDATAYLKPKSIFTILHLSAVAGLIYLFKSYGLVGIAWAMTISYWLKMVGFAILLKPLLPFTFKALGRQLIPGSMNATILGGLGFGLSNLLHQQEIPLLLRFALCCLAALLIFIFIIRLPYNKPLRDFISDKILPTYESKIRAGGPVAQVLAFMKFDYQHATLQQNGNNN, from the coding sequence ATGTCTTCATCCCTTGGGCGAAAAACGATCAATGGACTTAAATGGAGCTATTTAGCCACCATTATTAGTGCACTGATTCAGGTAGTCTATACTATGGTCATTAATCGATTATTGAGCCCTGTCGACTTTGGTTTGGTAGCCATGGCCAACGTGGTGCTTCGATTTGGCAGCTACTTTGCTCAAATGGGACTGGGAACGGCTATTGTTCAAAAAAAGGACCTGAGCGCTACCGATATCCGAGCAACCTTCACACTTGCATTACTTTTTTCGGTGGTCATTTACAGCTTGATCTATTTTTTGGCACCATATCTTATCCATCTTTTTGATGAACCTAATCCTTCTCTTGTTCCCATCATTCAGTTGCTTGGTGTAACTTTTATTATTAATGGTGTAACAGCCATTTCACAGAATTTGCTTCGCAAGCATATGAAATTCAAAACACTCTCGGTTACTGAGGTGTCCACTTATTTTATCGGTTATGTATTGGTGGGGATCACCTTGGCATTGATGGGCTATGGGGTATGGAGTGTGGTTTATGCGGCCATCGTGCAATCGGGCCTCAATCTGATCGCCCTTTATGCACAGGTGAAACACAGCCTGAAGCCGATTTTTGGGTTTCGGTATTTTCGACCGATTTTATCTTATGGCTCTCAGGTGTCACTGATTAGTTTTATGGAGTTTCTAAAAACAAATTTAGACACCCTGCTGATCGGTAAAACCCTTGGCTTTTATAATCTCGGATTGTACAATCGGGCACTCATTGCTATTCGTCTGCCTTTGGTTCAAATTAATACCAGCCTTTCAAGAGTCATTTTTCCTGCATTCAGTACGATTCAATCGGATTTGAAAAAGCTCTCAGGTTTATATTTACAATCTACCATGTTACTGGCAAGCCTGATCTTATCCCTGACGGGTTTTTGTTTTGGTGCCGCCACAGAAATCATTTTGATTCTTCTTGGAGAAAAATACCTCTCCGTGGTGCCTGTTTTTCGGGTACTGACCCTCGGCATAGGTTTCAACTATATTGCGGCGCTTGGCGGCATTGTATGTGATGCAACGGCCTATTTGAAGCCGAAAAGCATTTTCACCATTTTGCATTTGAGTGCCGTGGCGGGCCTGATTTATTTATTCAAATCCTATGGTTTAGTGGGTATTGCCTGGGCCATGACCATCAGTTATTGGCTAAAAATGGTCGGCTTCGCTATACTTTTAAAACCATTGCTTCCTTTTACCTTTAAAGCTTTAGGCCGACAGTTGATACCTGGAAGTATGAACGCTACAATATTAGGCGGTTTGGGCTTTGGATTGAGCAACCTGTTACATCAGCAGGAAATCCCATTGCTCCTAAGGTTTGCTTTGTGTTGCCTGGCGGCGCTATTGATATTTATTTTTATCATTCGCCTGCCTTACAATAAACCACTCAGGGATTTTATCAGTGATAAAATACTGCCCACCTATGAAAGTAAAATCAGGGCTGGTGGTCCTGTGGCACAAGTACTTGCCTTTATGAAATTTGACTATCAGCACGCAACATTACAACAAAATGGAAATAACAATTGA
- a CDS encoding O-antigen ligase family protein has protein sequence MEITIDTLFTYGRKGLFLFLLFTTVLQIIPAAHAEDINYFTYCTILVTGFWMLVSVYKINRGEEVVFNAMTLYFFYRLMNILFVRGFPGGFATGYIILVNTLIGGCFYHLFYHNENKTVFRWCINLLVALAVFEACIGASQVMFGVPYFEHLVGEELHSFSRNYFAYIIPGASKSTVLGSGTFRHFNDLGSFLVITFPILYAYWWESDRKWVLIALLINFMGIVLTFSRGALIATVIMSCILYFNFTKGRWLKMGLVFGLGLITFAVVAPLLTTYANETGNAGIRYNTWALMWEHAQTDYRMLIFGWGENYFRDEVIYWGTGLWIMNNTHNTFLQVFLENGVVGFLIFGLASGQFIFKSIQNKNIWSFAGIAMIVGFGFTQFFDHAFYNFNGAVFFAMLGALQMSKEGPFYAFSKPDILVKEAEKETEEEVTV, from the coding sequence ATGGAAATAACAATTGATACACTTTTCACTTACGGTCGGAAGGGACTTTTTTTATTCTTGCTATTTACGACCGTATTGCAAATTATTCCCGCGGCTCATGCGGAGGACATCAACTATTTCACCTATTGCACTATTCTCGTAACGGGGTTTTGGATGTTGGTTTCCGTGTATAAAATCAACAGGGGAGAAGAGGTGGTATTCAATGCCATGACGCTATATTTTTTTTACAGGCTGATGAATATTTTGTTTGTCAGGGGGTTCCCTGGTGGATTTGCCACAGGTTATATTATCCTGGTTAATACACTTATTGGCGGGTGTTTCTATCACCTTTTCTATCATAATGAGAATAAGACAGTATTCCGCTGGTGTATAAATCTATTGGTGGCCTTGGCGGTATTTGAAGCGTGCATAGGGGCGTCACAGGTTATGTTTGGCGTACCTTATTTCGAGCATTTGGTAGGAGAGGAGTTGCATAGTTTCAGTCGAAATTATTTTGCGTATATTATTCCTGGCGCTTCAAAATCCACCGTTTTAGGATCGGGAACTTTCCGGCATTTCAATGATCTCGGTTCATTTTTGGTGATCACCTTTCCTATTCTCTATGCCTATTGGTGGGAATCTGATCGTAAATGGGTACTCATCGCTCTGTTGATTAATTTTATGGGAATTGTCCTGACCTTCTCCCGTGGCGCGTTGATCGCAACAGTGATTATGAGCTGCATTCTATATTTTAATTTTACCAAAGGGCGATGGCTGAAAATGGGCTTGGTATTTGGTTTGGGGCTGATCACCTTTGCAGTAGTGGCGCCACTTTTAACTACCTATGCAAATGAGACTGGGAATGCGGGTATTCGCTACAACACCTGGGCTTTAATGTGGGAACACGCGCAGACGGATTACCGAATGCTGATATTTGGATGGGGAGAAAATTATTTTCGCGATGAAGTCATTTATTGGGGGACTGGTCTATGGATTATGAATAATACACATAACACTTTCCTGCAGGTATTTCTTGAAAATGGGGTGGTGGGGTTCCTGATTTTTGGCTTGGCAAGTGGTCAGTTTATATTTAAATCGATCCAAAACAAAAATATATGGTCTTTTGCGGGAATTGCGATGATTGTTGGCTTTGGCTTTACCCAATTTTTTGACCATGCTTTTTATAATTTTAATGGGGCTGTATTTTTTGCCATGTTGGGGGCTTTGCAAATGTCCAAAGAAGGACCATTTTATGCCTTCAGCAAGCCGGACATCTTGGTAAAAGAAGCTGAAAAAGAAACCGAGGAAGAAGTTACAGTATAA
- a CDS encoding glycoside hydrolase family 97 protein, producing the protein MSIILSSCAKAPQNFDLKSPSNQISLSFNLTDSGQPEYSVNYQGKQVITPSTLGWTLKNAQLTDGFEVKQIDHSNVDETWQMPWGERKNIQNHYNQSTVTLSKGQREIHLIFRAFDDGVAFRYEIPAEAPQDSIFLMNEQSEFNISQNLDAWSIPADFDSYEHLYKKTKLSEVKNANTPITLASEDQKLFLSIHEAALTDFAGMTLYKSDKNSLGLYSTLVPWPDKVLVRAKGHLRSPWRTIQIASKAGDLITSDMILNLNEPSKIQDESWIKPMKYVGVWWGMHIGHNTWTMGKRHGATTESAIDYINFAAENNIQAVLFEGWNTGWDKWGQKDAFDHITPYADFDLEKVAQYCKEKGISLIMHNETGGDIPSYEALIEKAYAKYQQLGSNAVKTGYAGGIMPRGQFHHGQFMVRHYRKVVETAAKYHLMLDAHEPIKDTGIRRTWPNMMTREGVRGMEWNGWSAGNPPAHHLVLPFTRGLSGPIDYTPGIFDLKYEKYKNRIPWNGSQETLDNARIHTTLAKQLALFVTLYSPMQMASDLIENYKGNPAFQFISDVPCDWDETKILDAAIGEHMITARRNGNNWYIGGATDENARTLSLSFDFLEPGKNYTATIYADNKDTDLEKNPTSYKIEKMQVDASTKLSIPCAESGGFAMTIIPQ; encoded by the coding sequence ATGAGTATTATTTTAAGCTCGTGTGCTAAGGCACCACAAAATTTCGACTTAAAATCTCCCTCAAACCAAATCAGTCTAAGTTTCAATTTAACGGATTCAGGACAGCCAGAATATTCCGTCAATTACCAAGGTAAGCAAGTTATTACGCCATCCACTTTGGGCTGGACCTTAAAGAATGCACAGCTCACAGACGGATTTGAAGTAAAGCAAATTGATCACTCAAATGTTGATGAAACATGGCAAATGCCATGGGGTGAGCGTAAAAACATTCAAAATCACTACAATCAATCGACGGTTACATTGTCCAAAGGGCAACGTGAAATTCACTTAATTTTCCGAGCATTTGATGATGGTGTAGCTTTCAGATACGAGATTCCTGCTGAGGCACCACAAGACAGTATATTCTTAATGAATGAACAGTCCGAATTCAACATTTCTCAAAACTTGGATGCCTGGTCGATTCCAGCAGACTTCGATTCTTATGAACACCTCTACAAAAAGACAAAGCTCTCCGAGGTAAAAAATGCCAACACCCCTATTACGTTGGCCTCCGAGGACCAAAAGCTTTTCTTGAGTATTCACGAAGCTGCATTAACTGATTTCGCAGGTATGACCCTTTATAAGTCTGACAAAAATTCACTTGGCTTATACAGCACCTTGGTGCCTTGGCCGGATAAAGTGCTTGTACGTGCCAAAGGACATCTTCGAAGCCCATGGCGAACCATTCAAATTGCCTCAAAAGCAGGCGACTTGATTACCTCTGACATGATATTGAACCTCAATGAGCCTTCAAAAATTCAGGATGAAAGTTGGATTAAGCCGATGAAATATGTCGGTGTTTGGTGGGGAATGCATATTGGACACAACACCTGGACCATGGGCAAGCGACATGGGGCAACTACTGAGAGTGCGATCGACTATATCAATTTTGCTGCTGAAAATAACATTCAGGCGGTCTTGTTTGAAGGCTGGAACACTGGCTGGGATAAATGGGGGCAAAAAGATGCATTCGACCATATCACTCCCTATGCAGATTTTGATCTTGAGAAGGTAGCACAATACTGTAAAGAAAAAGGCATATCGCTTATTATGCACAATGAAACTGGAGGAGATATCCCTTCTTATGAGGCATTGATTGAAAAGGCTTATGCAAAATATCAGCAACTGGGATCGAATGCTGTTAAGACCGGTTATGCGGGTGGGATTATGCCAAGAGGGCAATTTCATCATGGGCAATTTATGGTCAGACATTATCGGAAAGTGGTGGAAACCGCTGCCAAATATCATCTAATGCTCGATGCACACGAACCTATTAAGGATACTGGTATTCGTCGGACATGGCCAAACATGATGACGCGCGAGGGTGTCCGAGGAATGGAATGGAACGGATGGAGTGCAGGGAACCCTCCTGCCCACCATTTGGTATTACCTTTCACGAGAGGACTTTCCGGACCTATCGATTACACTCCGGGTATTTTTGATCTGAAATATGAAAAGTACAAAAATAGAATTCCATGGAATGGCTCTCAGGAAACGCTGGATAACGCACGCATACACACCACTTTAGCTAAGCAACTCGCCTTGTTTGTCACCTTGTACTCACCGATGCAAATGGCTTCAGACCTGATTGAAAATTACAAGGGCAACCCTGCTTTTCAATTCATCAGTGATGTACCTTGTGATTGGGATGAAACCAAAATCCTTGATGCCGCCATCGGTGAACATATGATTACGGCGCGAAGAAATGGAAACAACTGGTATATTGGTGGTGCTACGGATGAAAACGCCCGAACCTTATCCTTGAGTTTTGATTTCCTTGAGCCTGGTAAAAATTATACCGCCACGATTTATGCGGATAATAAAGATACAGACCTGGAGAAAAATCCAACGTCCTACAAAATTGAGAAAATGCAAGTTGATGCATCTACCAAATTAAGCATTCCATGTGCTGAAAGTGGTGGTTTTGCCATGACCATTATTCCTCAATAA